The Haloferax sp. Atlit-12N genome contains a region encoding:
- a CDS encoding EthD family reductase encodes MLVRDDDYTHEEFVERWRGSHADLARELPGLVKYATSVPTDPERSEYDGIVELYFEDMAALKAAFDSEAGQRVNADAASFADMERGPTLYVEETVHLDRS; translated from the coding sequence GAGTTCGTCGAGCGGTGGCGGGGGAGCCACGCGGACCTCGCAAGAGAGCTTCCGGGACTCGTGAAGTACGCGACGAGCGTCCCGACCGACCCCGAGCGGTCCGAGTACGACGGCATCGTCGAACTCTACTTCGAGGACATGGCAGCCCTGAAGGCGGCGTTCGACTCCGAGGCTGGCCAGCGCGTGAACGCCGACGCGGCGTCGTTCGCCGACATGGAACGGGGACCGACGCTCTACGTCGAAGAGACGGTCCACCTCGACAGGTCCTGA